One region of Arcobacter sp. CECT 8983 genomic DNA includes:
- a CDS encoding tetratricopeptide repeat protein yields the protein MSKNENIKVLLKKAYEAYSKSDLESSKNHYLEVLKFDEKNSEALGNLGVIFKAQGDNKKAYDFYIKAINSNPKNSMTYNNLGNLLKDTKNYKAALKVYADGIKVNPKNYHAYNNIGMVFESLNDNDKAIQAYKDAVRVNPNFDKAVNNIGVVLYKQRKYKEAIEIFKIALDLNPKYVELYANIGACYNKLKMYDEAIENLDKSIELNPKNAGAYTNLGNVYNKLKDYKKAAKLHEKAIELDPNGANAYSNVGTSYKYLGQVSKAIDSYKKAIELNPSFENAHFDLATILLAKGDLKEGFKEYEWRFRKDEMKGHILNNKDIFSKPMFKGTEDVRGKTILLHSEQGFGDSIQFIRFLPQFKEKFGCKIAVKCRDELKELFKCIDEIDVLTNRSEPTPAFDYHLSIMSMPYILGLSLNKELITKTPYLFATKDKELEVKEEKGKINIGICWSASTTSESYEERVLELEKFLPIINSDKINIYNLQLGEDKKQIQKLGLEDKIIDYSDKLKDFSKTASLVKELDLVISSDTSVVHLCGALDVPTWVLVPKVPDFRWQNKGVNSAWYKSVKIFRQKSLGVWDNVFQSVYDKLFSNFKIKIKK from the coding sequence ATGAGCAAAAATGAAAATATAAAAGTATTGTTAAAAAAAGCATATGAAGCTTACTCTAAAAGTGATTTAGAATCTTCTAAAAATCACTATTTAGAGGTTTTAAAATTTGATGAAAAAAATAGTGAAGCCTTAGGAAATTTAGGTGTTATTTTTAAAGCACAAGGCGATAATAAAAAAGCCTATGACTTTTATATAAAAGCTATAAATTCAAACCCTAAGAATTCAATGACTTATAATAATTTAGGAAATCTTTTAAAAGATACTAAAAATTATAAAGCTGCTTTAAAAGTATATGCAGATGGGATAAAAGTTAATCCAAAAAACTATCATGCATACAATAATATTGGAATGGTTTTTGAAAGTTTAAATGACAATGATAAAGCAATACAAGCATATAAAGACGCTGTAAGAGTAAATCCAAATTTTGACAAAGCAGTAAATAATATTGGAGTTGTTTTATATAAACAAAGAAAATACAAAGAAGCAATAGAAATCTTTAAAATAGCTTTAGATTTAAATCCAAAATATGTAGAATTATATGCAAATATTGGAGCTTGTTATAATAAACTTAAAATGTATGATGAAGCAATTGAAAACCTAGATAAATCAATTGAATTAAACCCTAAAAATGCAGGAGCATATACAAATTTAGGAAATGTATATAACAAATTAAAAGATTATAAAAAAGCTGCAAAACTTCATGAAAAAGCAATAGAACTAGACCCAAATGGAGCAAATGCATATAGTAATGTAGGAACTTCATATAAATATTTAGGTCAAGTTTCTAAAGCAATTGACTCTTATAAAAAAGCGATAGAGCTAAATCCTTCTTTTGAAAATGCTCACTTTGATTTAGCAACTATTCTTTTAGCAAAAGGTGATTTAAAAGAAGGATTCAAAGAGTATGAGTGGCGATTTAGAAAAGATGAAATGAAAGGTCATATTCTAAATAACAAAGATATCTTTTCTAAGCCAATGTTTAAAGGAACTGAAGATGTAAGAGGTAAAACTATTTTACTTCATTCTGAACAAGGTTTTGGGGATTCAATACAATTTATTAGATTTTTACCTCAGTTTAAAGAGAAATTTGGATGTAAAATAGCTGTTAAATGTAGAGATGAATTAAAAGAGTTATTTAAATGTATAGATGAGATTGATGTTTTAACAAATAGAAGTGAACCAACACCAGCTTTTGATTATCATTTATCTATTATGAGTATGCCTTATATTTTAGGTCTTAGTTTAAATAAAGAGCTTATAACAAAAACTCCATATTTATTTGCAACAAAAGATAAAGAGTTAGAAGTAAAAGAAGAAAAAGGGAAAATAAATATTGGTATTTGTTGGTCTGCTTCAACTACTTCAGAAAGCTATGAAGAAAGAGTTTTAGAACTTGAAAAATTTTTACCTATAATAAATAGTGACAAAATCAATATTTATAATCTTCAATTAGGAGAAGATAAAAAACAAATCCAAAAGTTAGGTTTAGAAGATAAAATTATTGACTATAGTGATAAATTAAAAGATTTTTCTAAAACAGCATCATTGGTAAAAGAGCTTGACTTAGTTATTTCTTCTGATACTTCTGTTGTTCATCTTTGTGGTGCCCTTGATGTTCCAACATGGGTTTTAGTTCCAAAAGTACCTGATTTTAGATGGCAAAATAAAGGTGTAAATTCAGCTTGGTATAAAAGCGTTAAAATCTTTAGACAAAAGAGCTTAGGGGTTTGGGATAACGTATTTCAGTCTGTTTATGATAAACTATTTTCAAATTTTAAGATTAAAATAAAAAAATAA
- a CDS encoding TolC family protein, giving the protein MKSIVVNCFIILILSSSSLFAQDENDPALLVNENKKLLKENNLNQKEGKKDSLEAVAKDNLNTVTNITEKKSNKKVKGVDTSVYTKVKLIDAVLETLAQSEILKSSRENVIQYELKLKNAMAEYYPTVDFEYVRGRTRSKPNDEDELAKFKFFNDEYYKFVLRQNLYSGGSTSYMVKSVAKKFEVAKNQYKIKLDSEIKKAIKAYFDVVFANRSVMVNERNMKKLNKILEIVTIKYDNGAASIGDLTSIKANVANAMTKLVKVKSKFVEALRYYEYIVGTRFEKTLPFEKNFDIKIDDFDKLYKRALENNKNLINYYETIQSEKFKHKSIRGKFEPKVDFELSYKESMQGEDIEEEHEQDVNGKIRVTYNLFNGGRDKNKVLEINSQIRDLNYRLEEEKKKMKWNLSKVHTSITTVSDALKSTIEEVVASRKMVSSYWEAFKLGEQDLQALLQGQKQLNAAETEVVKFEKDQVNDFFSILEITGDLSAFFDVDPENPKFIDFSKSDYKKTVIAKDGQKISLNLEKKEDKPKKEKIKEEKPKEIDIPELSFEDKINNYIKEFDNFDDESYMIKIGDFKNIYESFAFIKNKNISDNSFSFDVLDNLKIKNIIVHNNFKDENLAKEYISKFKKDNDIDKEVSLIKVKEIKSLYNSYLAGLEIKKPKAKVKIVEKVRQEKKKKEFSINEAFKQKFLNSDENFYTINVASFSNKKELEDFILANNLYEKSFFFKYFSSVELYKLVVGIYSSYENIENDINELVLNNKGIFPVVEKIENIKTQFKDNIDLNIQEKKDKEYEYISLKELEKQKKKEEEKRKEEEKLRNSILNKQEKKAKLEAEQKAKEEAEKLEKERLKKEELERQRVEEELLKKEKELAKKRKLAQEKAKLEAEQKAKLEAEQKAKLEAEQKAKEEAEKLEKERLKKEELERQRVEEELIKKEKELAKKRKLAEEKAKLEAEQKAKLEAEQKAKEEVQQNVEEIKLVEQKAIVDNNSIENNSPIKEIDLSGEKKEKREIIPYKKRVKIFEKEFLNADANKYTLYLTTIKPEELSWYRKRFALAPSHFVKTQADKTKIYFGIFDTKEEALQKVDYLHPKIFESNPTPILIGSVR; this is encoded by the coding sequence ATGAAAAGTATTGTTGTTAATTGCTTTATAATTTTAATATTGTCTTCTTCATCTTTATTTGCACAAGATGAAAATGATCCAGCACTTTTAGTAAATGAGAATAAAAAACTTTTAAAAGAAAATAATCTTAATCAAAAAGAAGGGAAAAAAGACTCTTTAGAAGCAGTTGCAAAAGATAACTTAAATACAGTAACAAATATTACAGAAAAGAAAAGCAATAAAAAAGTAAAAGGTGTAGATACTTCTGTTTATACTAAAGTAAAACTTATTGATGCAGTTTTAGAAACTTTAGCACAAAGTGAGATTTTAAAATCATCAAGGGAAAATGTAATTCAATATGAATTAAAACTTAAAAATGCTATGGCAGAGTATTATCCTACCGTTGATTTTGAATATGTTAGAGGTAGAACAAGAAGTAAACCTAATGATGAAGATGAATTAGCAAAGTTTAAATTTTTTAATGATGAATACTATAAATTTGTGCTTAGACAAAATCTATACTCTGGTGGCTCAACAAGTTATATGGTTAAAAGTGTTGCAAAGAAATTTGAAGTAGCCAAAAATCAATATAAGATAAAACTTGATAGTGAAATAAAAAAAGCAATAAAAGCATATTTTGATGTAGTATTTGCAAATCGTTCTGTTATGGTAAATGAACGAAATATGAAAAAACTAAACAAAATATTAGAGATTGTAACTATTAAGTATGATAATGGAGCAGCTTCAATTGGGGATTTAACATCAATAAAAGCTAATGTTGCAAATGCAATGACAAAGCTTGTAAAAGTAAAATCTAAATTTGTAGAAGCACTTAGATATTATGAATATATAGTTGGAACTAGATTTGAAAAGACACTGCCTTTTGAAAAGAATTTTGATATTAAAATTGATGATTTTGATAAGTTATATAAAAGAGCATTGGAAAACAATAAAAACTTAATAAACTACTATGAAACAATCCAATCTGAAAAGTTCAAGCATAAAAGTATAAGAGGAAAGTTTGAACCAAAAGTAGATTTTGAATTATCTTATAAAGAGTCTATGCAAGGTGAAGATATTGAAGAAGAACATGAACAAGATGTAAATGGTAAAATTAGAGTAACTTATAACTTATTTAACGGTGGAAGAGATAAGAATAAAGTATTAGAAATCAATAGTCAAATTAGAGATTTAAACTATAGATTAGAAGAAGAAAAGAAAAAGATGAAGTGGAATTTATCTAAAGTTCATACTTCTATTACAACAGTAAGTGATGCTTTAAAAAGTACAATTGAGGAAGTTGTAGCTTCTAGAAAAATGGTATCATCATATTGGGAAGCCTTTAAACTTGGAGAACAAGATTTACAAGCCTTGTTACAAGGACAAAAGCAATTAAATGCGGCAGAAACAGAAGTTGTTAAATTTGAAAAAGATCAAGTAAATGATTTCTTCTCTATTTTAGAAATTACTGGTGATTTATCTGCATTTTTTGATGTAGATCCAGAAAACCCTAAGTTTATTGATTTTTCAAAAAGTGATTATAAAAAAACTGTAATAGCAAAAGATGGTCAAAAAATCTCATTAAATTTAGAAAAAAAAGAAGATAAACCTAAAAAAGAAAAAATAAAAGAAGAAAAACCAAAAGAGATAGATATTCCAGAGCTTTCTTTTGAAGATAAAATCAATAACTATATTAAAGAATTTGATAATTTTGATGATGAAAGTTATATGATAAAAATAGGAGATTTTAAAAACATATATGAATCATTTGCTTTTATCAAAAATAAAAACATTAGCGACAACTCTTTTTCATTTGATGTTTTAGATAATTTAAAGATTAAAAATATAATAGTTCATAATAATTTCAAAGATGAAAATCTGGCAAAAGAGTATATTTCAAAATTCAAAAAAGATAATGATATTGATAAAGAAGTTTCACTTATAAAAGTAAAAGAGATTAAATCTTTGTATAACAGTTATTTAGCTGGCTTAGAGATAAAAAAACCAAAAGCAAAAGTTAAAATCGTAGAGAAAGTTAGACAAGAAAAAAAGAAAAAAGAGTTTTCAATTAATGAAGCCTTTAAACAAAAGTTTTTGAATTCAGATGAAAACTTCTATACAATAAATGTTGCTTCTTTTTCTAATAAAAAAGAGTTAGAAGACTTCATATTAGCAAATAATCTTTATGAAAAATCATTTTTCTTTAAATATTTTAGTTCGGTAGAACTATATAAATTAGTTGTGGGTATATATTCTTCTTATGAAAATATTGAAAATGATATAAATGAATTGGTATTAAATAATAAAGGAATTTTCCCTGTTGTTGAAAAAATTGAAAATATAAAAACACAATTTAAAGATAATATTGATTTAAATATTCAAGAAAAAAAAGATAAAGAGTATGAATATATTTCGTTAAAAGAGTTAGAAAAACAAAAGAAAAAAGAAGAAGAGAAAAGAAAAGAAGAAGAAAAACTACGAAACTCTATTTTAAATAAACAAGAAAAAAAAGCTAAACTTGAAGCAGAGCAAAAGGCTAAAGAAGAAGCTGAAAAGTTAGAAAAAGAAAGACTGAAAAAAGAAGAGCTTGAAAGACAAAGAGTAGAAGAAGAACTTTTAAAAAAAGAAAAAGAATTAGCTAAAAAAAGAAAATTAGCCCAAGAAAAAGCTAAACTTGAAGCAGAGCAGAAAGCAAAATTAGAGGCTGAACAAAAGGCTAAACTTGAAGCAGAACAAAAAGCAAAAGAAGAAGCTGAAAAGTTAGAAAAAGAAAGATTGAAAAAAGAAGAACTTGAAAGACAAAGAGTAGAAGAAGAACTTATAAAAAAAGAAAAAGAATTAGCTAAAAAAAGAAAATTAGCCGAAGAAAAAGCTAAACTTGAAGCAGAGCAGAAAGCAAAATTAGAGGCTGAACAAAAGGCTAAAGAAGAAGTTCAACAAAATGTTGAAGAAATAAAACTTGTGGAACAAAAGGCTATAGTAGATAATAATAGTATTGAAAATAATTCACCAATAAAAGAGATTGACTTATCTGGTGAAAAGAAAGAAAAAAGAGAAATAATTCCTTATAAAAAAAGAGTAAAAATTTTTGAAAAAGAGTTTTTAAATGCAGATGCTAATAAATATACCTTATATCTAACAACCATCAAACCAGAAGAATTATCGTGGTATAGAAAAAGATTTGCTTTAGCGCCATCTCATTTTGTAAAAACACAAGCAGATAAAACAAAAATATATTTTGGTATCTTTGACACAAAAGAAGAGGCTTTACAAAAAGTAGATTATTTGCATCCTAAGATATTTGAATCAAATCCTACTCCTATATTAATAGGAAGTGTTAGATGA
- a CDS encoding type I secretion system permease/ATPase, translated as MEETISREEYPLIYSLKYVLDFYFGDISLETILNISASSREGFTKELAIDVANEVGLTAVSKNIEAGNIPAHFFPCIIFDSHDKPFILLKKDRDVYLFDPIANKEVKENKSFLGNFKKAILIFRDPKKEKLIESSRTKDWFWSPVKTFWRSYIEVGFLTLFINIFALAVPLFTMSVYDRVVPNNATETLFVLASGVVIILLFDVYFKSVRNHIIENVGKKLGVYLEEELMKRMLKIKSEYDNMLVGSKANLFRELHQIKDFFATKSILQVIDLPFFFIALLVIFLISPAVAAVPFFVAIVIVLFNYFMQKPIENLSKKNVENVQAKNSYLVETIQGSEIIKLTNASSTKLFNWRNIVAKTDSIGQRIQSLNVFSMNLSQTVVQFVTMMVIVVGVFEIASNNLTVGGLIAVTILSSRAMVPVIQTSMMVIRLKEIKESLNNINEFWHLPLENDNNMEIGVGKIKGDIEFSNVEFFYKNSKYPSLKDCNLKIKQGEKVGIIGQTGAGKTTFLRLLSGLDSATSGNIYLDGHEISTMHPVEIRQNIGVMTQEPFLFSGTLKENIELSNPISKERMMELIKLTGLEELVKKSGQGDALQVGERGSNLSVGQRHLVALARAILNNPPVLLLDEPTTGLDVGLEKKLISHLKELMKDKTLFVITHRFAALDLVDRVIVLNNGQIVADGPKDKVLAALQGKRQ; from the coding sequence TTGGAAGAGACTATTAGTAGAGAGGAATATCCTTTAATATATTCACTAAAATATGTATTAGACTTTTATTTTGGGGACATTTCATTAGAAACAATATTAAATATTAGTGCATCTTCAAGGGAAGGTTTTACAAAAGAATTAGCAATAGATGTTGCAAATGAAGTTGGACTTACTGCCGTTTCAAAAAATATAGAAGCAGGAAATATTCCTGCTCACTTTTTCCCTTGTATTATTTTTGACAGTCATGATAAACCCTTTATTCTTTTGAAAAAAGATAGAGATGTTTATTTATTTGACCCAATAGCAAATAAAGAAGTAAAAGAGAATAAAAGCTTTTTAGGTAATTTCAAAAAAGCAATCTTGATTTTTAGGGACCCTAAAAAAGAGAAACTTATAGAATCTAGTAGAACAAAAGATTGGTTTTGGTCTCCTGTAAAAACTTTTTGGCGTTCATATATTGAAGTTGGTTTTTTAACTTTATTTATCAATATCTTTGCACTAGCAGTGCCTCTTTTTACAATGAGTGTTTATGATAGAGTAGTTCCAAATAATGCAACTGAAACTCTTTTTGTACTTGCAAGTGGAGTTGTAATAATTTTACTTTTTGATGTATATTTTAAAAGTGTAAGAAATCATATTATAGAAAATGTAGGAAAAAAATTAGGTGTTTATTTAGAAGAAGAATTGATGAAAAGAATGCTTAAAATCAAATCTGAGTATGATAATATGCTTGTTGGTTCAAAGGCAAATCTTTTTAGAGAATTACATCAAATAAAAGATTTTTTTGCTACAAAATCTATTTTACAAGTTATTGATTTACCATTTTTCTTTATAGCATTACTTGTAATATTTCTTATTTCACCAGCAGTTGCAGCAGTTCCATTTTTTGTAGCAATAGTTATTGTTCTTTTTAATTATTTTATGCAAAAACCTATTGAAAATCTTAGTAAAAAAAATGTAGAAAATGTACAAGCAAAGAACTCATATTTAGTAGAAACAATTCAAGGAAGTGAAATAATTAAACTTACCAATGCTTCTTCAACAAAACTATTTAATTGGCGAAATATAGTTGCAAAAACTGATTCAATAGGACAAAGAATACAATCATTAAATGTATTTTCAATGAACCTTTCACAAACTGTAGTACAATTTGTAACTATGATGGTTATAGTTGTTGGAGTATTTGAAATTGCTTCAAACAACTTAACAGTTGGTGGACTTATTGCTGTAACTATTTTATCAAGTAGGGCAATGGTTCCTGTAATTCAAACTTCAATGATGGTTATTAGATTAAAAGAGATAAAAGAGTCTTTAAACAATATCAATGAGTTTTGGCATTTACCCCTTGAAAACGATAATAATATGGAAATAGGTGTTGGAAAAATAAAAGGTGATATTGAGTTTTCAAATGTTGAGTTTTTTTATAAAAATAGTAAATATCCTTCTTTAAAAGATTGTAACTTAAAAATAAAGCAAGGAGAAAAAGTAGGGATTATTGGTCAAACTGGTGCTGGTAAAACTACTTTTTTAAGGTTGCTTTCTGGACTTGATAGCGCTACAAGTGGAAATATATATTTAGATGGACATGAAATTTCTACTATGCATCCAGTTGAGATAAGACAAAATATTGGAGTTATGACTCAAGAACCTTTTTTATTTTCTGGAACATTAAAAGAGAATATAGAATTATCAAATCCTATAAGTAAAGAAAGAATGATGGAGCTTATTAAATTAACTGGTTTAGAAGAATTAGTTAAAAAAAGCGGTCAAGGTGATGCTTTACAAGTAGGGGAAAGAGGAAGTAATTTATCTGTAGGGCAAAGACATTTAGTAGCACTTGCTAGGGCAATTTTAAATAACCCTCCTGTTTTACTTTTAGATGAACCTACAACAGGACTTGATGTTGGATTAGAAAAGAAACTAATTTCACATTTAAAAGAGTTAATGAAAGATAAAACACTATTTGTAATAACTCACAGATTTGCAGCTTTAGATTTAGTTGATAGAGTAATAGTTTTAAATAATGGACAAATTGTTGCAGATGGACCAAAAGATAAAGTGTTAGCAGCACTTCAAGGAAAGAGACAATAA
- a CDS encoding EAL domain-containing protein → MKRILDKFERPKIKNLGKFIDTSSSNTTIILSFFALVFFITSYLFFKEHKTKLLEQRVTAYHLNIDYFNSKLEKNLINHNVSQIEKELQSLYNTGLFESMILQNKKYVFNKNTLINNTADFDDKSWNLADVIVDIRNGTIRKIENTSLYRFYPSARFDIEEAVKIRYQLYKNRQIKSFVTELNFSNFDIEKNYKPKSSFISLDFKLPIKNETVEHEIKVDNETIATITYKFNLKDLHLEIKDFLFNLIIFNIVMFLPILFVIGFYHRFLFKKHVTNPVNNLNKYLDSILAGKFSMLDKKEYEGTKEVQELSKKVSKISGKIASLKNELNINKETLELKASTDTLTGLPNKNIFDFDIKSMYVSSISGYVFILRIEKLTQISEKYDSSYINNFIQSYVSVVKRVMASIHKTDIRLYRFYGSKFAIIAKNIDMEQAVKLCENTIEQLHTNLKDIYEIPDDLVQIAGTFFDIYGSVDSLLKSTDKAYDISKKKGKNNYHIIAEEELEKNFTQLDSNVVDIIDRAEFTLDFVLDSYSFDEPDKVIMNEAAPQLYTRENEKLPIGSFISVAEKLQIAHKFDKLVIAKTIAHIRGNDLEHAVAINLSMSSINDQSFMQWLETVLQANKDILDKIVFSITSYTAYLNKETFVMFVRNIHDIGANIILKRYKTDEYPLEELEGLQIDYLRMHQDYTTNFANDMVKKHKVKNILIFAELNNIHVIADSVKLESDYDLLERLGTYATSR, encoded by the coding sequence ATGAAAAGAATTTTAGATAAATTTGAAAGACCAAAAATTAAAAATCTTGGTAAATTTATTGATACTAGTTCATCTAATACAACTATTATCTTAAGTTTCTTTGCTCTTGTTTTCTTTATAACTTCATATTTATTTTTCAAAGAACATAAAACAAAACTTTTAGAACAAAGGGTTACGGCTTATCATTTAAATATAGATTATTTTAATTCAAAGCTTGAAAAAAATTTAATTAATCATAATGTTTCTCAAATCGAAAAAGAACTACAAAGTTTATACAACACTGGTTTATTTGAATCAATGATTCTTCAAAATAAGAAATATGTTTTTAATAAAAATACTTTAATAAATAATACTGCTGATTTTGATGATAAATCTTGGAATCTAGCAGATGTAATAGTAGATATTAGAAACGGTACAATAAGAAAAATTGAAAACACTTCTTTATATAGGTTTTATCCTTCTGCCAGATTTGATATTGAAGAAGCAGTAAAAATAAGATATCAACTATATAAAAATAGACAAATAAAGAGTTTTGTTACAGAATTAAATTTCTCTAATTTTGATATTGAAAAGAATTATAAACCAAAGAGTTCTTTTATTAGTTTAGATTTTAAATTACCTATTAAAAATGAAACAGTTGAACATGAAATAAAAGTAGATAATGAAACAATAGCAACAATAACTTATAAATTTAATCTAAAAGATTTACATCTTGAAATAAAAGATTTCCTTTTTAATCTAATTATTTTTAATATAGTTATGTTTTTACCTATTTTATTTGTTATAGGTTTTTATCATAGATTCTTATTTAAAAAACATGTTACAAATCCCGTTAATAACTTAAACAAATACTTAGATAGTATTTTAGCTGGTAAATTTTCTATGCTTGATAAAAAAGAGTATGAAGGTACAAAAGAAGTACAAGAACTAAGCAAAAAAGTATCTAAGATATCGGGAAAAATTGCATCATTGAAAAATGAGTTAAATATTAATAAAGAAACTTTAGAATTAAAAGCCTCTACAGATACTTTAACAGGTTTACCAAATAAGAATATTTTTGATTTTGATATTAAAAGTATGTATGTTTCGAGTATATCTGGTTATGTTTTTATTTTAAGAATCGAAAAACTAACTCAAATAAGTGAAAAATACGATTCAAGTTATATTAATAATTTTATTCAAAGTTATGTAAGTGTTGTAAAAAGAGTTATGGCTAGTATTCATAAAACTGATATTAGGTTATATAGATTTTATGGTTCAAAGTTTGCAATTATTGCAAAAAATATTGATATGGAACAAGCTGTTAAATTGTGTGAAAATACAATAGAACAACTTCACACAAACCTAAAAGATATTTATGAAATACCAGATGATTTAGTTCAAATTGCAGGTACTTTTTTTGATATTTATGGAAGTGTTGATTCTTTATTAAAATCTACTGATAAAGCTTATGATATATCAAAGAAAAAAGGTAAAAACAATTATCATATAATTGCAGAAGAAGAGTTAGAAAAGAACTTTACACAATTAGACTCAAATGTTGTTGATATCATAGATAGAGCAGAATTTACTTTAGATTTTGTTTTAGACTCATATTCATTTGATGAGCCAGATAAAGTAATAATGAATGAAGCTGCTCCACAATTATATACTCGTGAAAATGAGAAATTACCAATAGGTTCATTTATATCTGTTGCAGAAAAACTTCAAATAGCTCATAAGTTTGATAAGCTTGTTATTGCAAAAACTATTGCTCATATAAGAGGAAATGATTTAGAACATGCAGTTGCTATTAATCTTTCTATGAGTTCAATAAATGATCAAAGTTTTATGCAATGGCTTGAAACAGTACTTCAAGCAAATAAAGATATCCTTGATAAAATAGTATTTAGTATAACTTCATATACAGCATATCTAAATAAAGAAACTTTTGTTATGTTTGTAAGAAATATACATGATATTGGAGCAAACATCATTCTTAAAAGATATAAAACTGATGAATATCCATTAGAAGAATTAGAAGGTTTACAAATAGATTATTTAAGAATGCATCAAGATTATACAACAAACTTTGCCAATGATATGGTTAAAAAACATAAAGTTAAAAATATTCTAATTTTTGCAGAGTTAAATAATATTCATGTAATTGCTGATAGTGTTAAGTTAGAATCAGATTATGATTTATTAGAACGATTAGGCACATATGCTACAAGTAGATAG
- a CDS encoding HlyD family type I secretion periplasmic adaptor subunit, whose translation MNNKFFEETKWNYYVSVVPIMLFFIAFITWSFFSEIDEVVRGAGKVVPSSQTKVLQNLEGGIISNIKVNEGQKVAKGDVIYTLSNKFFKADLRSKEIDLLAYKANLIRLEALIDEKSSVTFPKELLEKIPDIVENERRIFYEDFNNSITKIEIAKDQLKQKQYKLKEAESKYENLTLEMNLAQANMKILESLYKKKVVSKKEYLSELSKKQNIVTKLSDTRNSIPIIEEEIQEAKKKIQTVKSEIRTKHLQKYSALKAEISKLTEKNKANADRELRKDVISPVNGIINKLYFYTIGGIVKPGDKMAEITPLDDSLTIEARVNTSDRAQIWEGQDVSVEITAYDFSKFGLLKGKLISISPDSFEDRNGNIFYIVKVKANNDQFAPDLPILPGMIANINILTGKKTILQYIIKPLKDISKNALSEQ comes from the coding sequence ATGAATAATAAGTTTTTTGAAGAGACAAAATGGAATTATTATGTATCGGTAGTTCCAATTATGCTATTTTTTATAGCTTTTATTACTTGGTCTTTTTTTAGTGAAATTGATGAAGTTGTAAGGGGTGCAGGTAAAGTAGTTCCATCTTCTCAAACAAAAGTTTTGCAGAACCTTGAAGGTGGAATAATCTCAAATATAAAGGTTAATGAAGGACAAAAAGTTGCAAAAGGTGATGTTATTTATACCCTTTCAAATAAGTTTTTTAAAGCAGATTTAAGATCAAAAGAGATAGATCTTTTAGCTTATAAAGCAAATCTTATAAGACTTGAAGCCTTAATTGATGAAAAATCTTCTGTAACTTTTCCTAAGGAGCTTTTAGAAAAAATTCCAGATATAGTAGAAAATGAAAGAAGAATTTTTTATGAAGATTTTAATAATTCAATTACTAAAATCGAAATAGCGAAAGATCAATTAAAACAAAAACAGTATAAGCTAAAAGAAGCCGAAAGTAAATATGAGAACTTAACATTAGAGATGAATCTTGCCCAAGCTAATATGAAAATTTTAGAGTCTTTATATAAGAAAAAAGTTGTTTCTAAAAAAGAGTATTTATCTGAATTATCAAAAAAACAAAATATTGTAACTAAACTTTCTGATACAAGAAATTCAATTCCTATTATAGAAGAAGAAATACAAGAAGCTAAAAAGAAAATTCAAACTGTAAAATCAGAGATTAGAACTAAACATCTTCAAAAATATTCAGCTTTAAAAGCAGAGATAAGTAAATTAACTGAAAAAAATAAAGCAAATGCAGATAGAGAACTTAGAAAAGATGTAATTTCTCCTGTTAATGGAATTATTAATAAACTATATTTTTACACTATAGGTGGTATTGTAAAACCTGGTGATAAAATGGCAGAGATTACTCCTTTAGATGATTCTTTAACAATTGAAGCAAGAGTTAATACATCAGATAGGGCTCAAATTTGGGAAGGACAAGATGTTTCTGTTGAGATTACAGCTTATGATTTTTCAAAATTTGGATTGTTAAAAGGTAAACTGATATCTATTTCACCTGATTCTTTTGAAGATAGAAATGGAAATATCTTTTATATAGTAAAAGTAAAAGCTAATAACGATCAGTTTGCTCCAGATTTACCTATTTTACCAGGTATGATTGCAAATATAAATATCTTAACTGGTAAAAAAACAATTCTGCAATATATAATAAAACCTTTAAAAGATATAAGTAAAAATGCATTAAGTGAACAATAA